CCGGCTGCCACGGCGCTCTCGTTCCCACCCGCCTCCATCCACCCCCAAGTTTATTTTTCTATTGAGAAATTACTTGCTCTTGAGTAGATTACCAGCGAGAACGCGATCCGGATTTACACCCGAAAGAGATCAGGGAACAAACAATTGAAAATAAAGGACTATTGGCAGTTTATTCTCGAGAAATCCCGTTTGGGAATTCCTGTCGTCCTTCTGGTCGTCACCGCCAACAGCGGCGCCACGCCGGGCAAGCCCGGCTTCAAGATGGCCGCGGCTGCGGATGGCGGACTGGCCGGCTCCATCGGCGGCGGCAAGCTGGAGTTCGATCTGGTTGAGGAGGCGCGGGCTCTCCTGCGAAGTGCCAATCCGGCGCCGGTGCTGCGGCGTTTGCGCCTTGAGGAGGATGGCTCTGCGGAGGCCAATGGCATGATCTGCGGCGGCGAGCAGAGCGTGCTGCTCTACCCGCTGCAGCCGGCGGACCGCTCCGTCATCGAGACCCTCATCGCCGTTCTGGCGGTGGGGGGCACAGGCAGCTGGTCGATCACGAACTCGGAGATGCTCTGGTCGGAAGAAACCGGGCCATCCGGCACTCAGCCAGGTGATGACGCCCATGAAGGCGAGGTCTTGTATCAGGAGCGGATTTTCCCGAATGACA
The nucleotide sequence above comes from bacterium. Encoded proteins:
- a CDS encoding XdhC family protein → MKIKDYWQFILEKSRLGIPVVLLVVTANSGATPGKPGFKMAAAADGGLAGSIGGGKLEFDLVEEARALLRSANPAPVLRRLRLEEDGSAEANGMICGGEQSVLLYPLQPADRSVIETLIAVLAVGGTGSWSITNSEMLWSEETGPSGTQPGDDAHEGEVLYQERIFPNDTLYLVGGGHVSLALSQLMNLLEWRIVVLDDRPGVDTLKHNRWAEDKIITPYAEAARHIHPGEKSWVVIMTPSHRADEIVLRTLVRLPLRYLGMMASRTKAAEILEHLRREGVAEELLQRVWTPVGLPIASHTPAEIAVSIAAQLIQIRNQSTANRDRRQGGAPDPHRSF